One Lycium ferocissimum isolate CSIRO_LF1 unplaced genomic scaffold, AGI_CSIRO_Lferr_CH_V1 ctg2007, whole genome shotgun sequence genomic region harbors:
- the LOC132043021 gene encoding uncharacterized protein LOC132043021 — protein sequence MDMLPNEEEAKEVVFALNAETACLMDSQDLKLMMRVLNRYEKVSGQLINLNKSAFYVHEKVQSGLVSRLKQITGIRQGLFPFTYLGCPIFYSRNRISHYDTVVKKISKRMNAWQGRLLSYGGRATLISHVLQSMLVYLLPGMNPPKGVIRQMYSIFSRFFWSNTGDKKGVHWVKLEALSLPKDKGGLGFRSLFEVSNALFCRLWWNLRTKPSLWSSFMIKKKYCKKLHPVIAHAKGASSIWRKLIIVRELVEHQIWWQVKKGDSSFWFDNWKNLGALYHVKDSLEEEIEVQNFASTEGWNAQVRHMMRDYPSMGGRVRDQPTGSAADELSGLPPEQKIDFAIDVLLDTKPISIPLYRMARAKLKELKAQLKDLLEKGCIRSSSSTWGAPVLFFSGIEG from the exons ATGGATATGCTACCAAATGAAGAAGAAGCCAAAGAAGTTGTTTTTGCGTTGAATGCAGAAACTGCCTGTCTGATGGATTCACAGGATT TAAAACTGATGATGAGAGTGCTAAATAGATATGAGAAGGTATCAGGCCAGTTGATAAATTTGAATAAGAGTGCCTTCTATGTTCATGAAAAGGTGCAGAGTGGTTTGGTGTCAAGGCTGAAACAAATCACAGGAATTAGGCAAGGCCTCTTTCCATTCACATATCTtggctgcccaattttctacaGTAGGAATAGAATTTCACATTATGATACAGTTGTTAAAAAGATTTCCAAAAGGATGAATGCATGGCAAGGGAGACTACTGTCATATGGTGGAAGAGCAACACTGATATCTCATGTATTACAAAGCATGCTTGTATACCTATTACCAGGAATGAATCCTCCAAAGGGTGTGATCAGACaaatgtatagtattttctcaAGGTTTTTCTGGTCAAACACTGGTGACAAGAAAGGTGTACATTGGGTTAAATTGGAAGCACTGTCATTGCCTAAAGATAAAGGTGGACTGGGGTTCAGATCACTATTTGAAGTGTCAAATGCCCTTTTCTGTAGACTATGGTGGAATCTCAGAACAAAGCCTTCATTGTGGAGTTCTttcatgataaaaaaaaaatactgcaAAAAGCTCCATCCAGTGATTGCACATGCTAAAGGGGCATCTTCTATCTGGAGAAAGTTGATAATAGTAAGGGAACTGGTGGAGCATCAGATATGGTGGCAAGTGAAAAAAGGGGATTCTAGCTTCTGGTTTGATAACTGGAAAAATCTTGGTGCATTATATCATGTCAAGGATAGTTTGGAGGAGGAAATAGAAGTTCAAAATTTTGCCAGTACAGAAGGATGGAATGCACAG gttaggcatatgatgcgtgattatCCGTCGATGGGCGGTAGAGTTAGGGATCAGCCTACGGGATCAGCAGCAG atgaactttcagGCCTTCCACCGGAGCAGaagattgactttgctattgatgtgctgtTGGATactaaacctatatctattcctctttACAGAATGGCTCGTGCAAAactgaaagagttaaaggcacaactaaaggatttgcttgagaaagggtGCATTAGATCCAGTTCATCgacatggggagcacctgtcttattc ttttcaggaattgaaggatag